A genomic window from Ruminiclostridium cellulolyticum H10 includes:
- a CDS encoding carbohydrate ABC transporter permease, whose protein sequence is MEQSNRVYSFIMYIFLAVCSVIAIGPFYLMIIMSTYDSNALFSDLHLLPGNNFMINLKDVFLNAGFGRFYFNSIYIAVLSTALTVFVCAMCGYALAKFDFKLKKTAYYAILITMMLPTQLGLIAFVTEMNVIGWTDSHLSLIIPAAANAFAVYWIRQYTVQGVPTEILESGRMDGCTEGGIFFKLVIPFIKPALGSQALLCFMAAWNSYLLPLVLISDPKKYTVTLGLSTLDALYRANYGARIAALVIGTIPMFCIFLVFSKSLIQGITAGSVKG, encoded by the coding sequence ATGGAGCAATCTAATAGAGTTTATTCCTTTATTATGTATATATTTCTAGCAGTTTGTTCAGTAATTGCTATAGGTCCTTTTTATCTCATGATAATAATGAGTACCTATGATTCAAATGCTCTTTTTTCTGACCTTCATTTATTGCCCGGAAACAACTTTATGATAAATTTGAAGGATGTATTCCTAAATGCAGGGTTTGGGAGATTCTATTTTAACAGTATTTACATTGCTGTCCTCTCAACAGCATTGACAGTATTTGTATGTGCCATGTGCGGATATGCACTTGCCAAATTTGACTTTAAGCTCAAAAAGACAGCATATTATGCAATTTTGATTACTATGATGCTTCCTACTCAGTTGGGTCTGATAGCATTTGTTACTGAAATGAACGTGATTGGTTGGACTGATTCACATTTGTCACTTATCATTCCTGCAGCTGCAAATGCATTTGCAGTTTATTGGATAAGACAATACACAGTTCAAGGCGTTCCAACTGAAATACTGGAGAGCGGAAGAATGGACGGTTGTACTGAAGGGGGAATTTTCTTCAAGTTGGTTATACCATTTATTAAGCCGGCACTTGGCTCACAGGCTTTGTTATGCTTTATGGCAGCTTGGAATTCATATCTGTTACCGCTGGTATTAATCAGTGACCCGAAGAAGTATACTGTTACTCTTGGATTATCAACACTGGATGCGTTGTACAGAGCAAACTATGGTGCCAGAATAGCAGCATTGGTCATTGG